One Agelaius phoeniceus isolate bAgePho1 chromosome 6, bAgePho1.hap1, whole genome shotgun sequence DNA window includes the following coding sequences:
- the GATD1 gene encoding glutamine amidotransferase-like class 1 domain-containing protein 1 isoform X1: MSERLAKPSCLIVASAATAGVSAQSFLHCFTLASSAFNLQVATPGGKPIDFVDVNESNTRWIQDFRMKSYASPAKLESIDGARYHALLIPNCPGAVTDLANSGYLAKILQHFSTESKPICAVGQGVAALCCATNEDKSWVFQGYSLTGPSVYELVRQPNFASLSIIVEDFVKDSGATFSASSPDAVHVVLDRHLVTGQNENSTLPAVQNLLILCNVSRK; encoded by the exons atGTCGGAGCGGCTGGCCAAGCCCTCCTGCCTCATCGTCGCCAGCGCCGCCACCGCGG GTGTTTCAGCCCAGTCATTCCTTCACTGCTTTACTTTGGCCAGCTCTGCCTTTAACCTGCAAGTGGCAACACCTGGG GGGAAGCCCATTGACTTTGTGGATGTGAACGAGAGCAACACGCGCTGGATCCAGGACTTCCGCATGAAATCCTACGCCAGCCCCGCCAAGCTGGAGTCCATTGATG GGGCTCGGTACCACGCCCTGCTGATCCCAAACTGCCCCGGGGCTGTGACTGACCTGGCCAACAGTGGGTACCTGGCCAAGATCCTGCAGCACTTCAGCACTGAGAGCA AGCCTATctgtgctgtgggacagggagtGGCAGCTTTGTGTTGTGCCACCAATGAGGATAAATCCTGGGTTTTCCAGGGATACAGCCTGACAGGG CCCTCTGTGTACGAGCTGGTGAGGCAGCCAAATTTTGCCAGTTTGTCCATTATTGTGGAGGACTTTGTGAAGGATTCTGGAGCTACATTCAGTG CCAGCAGCCCAGATGCTGTCCATGTGGTGCTGGACAGGCACCTGGTGACAGGACAGAATGAGAATTCCACCCTTCCTGCTGTCCAGAACCTTCTGATTCTTTGCAATGTCAG CAGGAAATGA
- the TALDO1 gene encoding transaldolase yields MSVSPVKRQKMESALDQLKHHTTVVADTGDFNAIDEYKPLDATTNPSLILAAAQMPAYQKLVDDAVAYGKKLGGSEEEQIKNASDKLFVLFGAEILKRIPGRVSTEVDARLSFDKEGMIQRARRLIDLYKEVGVGKDRILIKLSSTWEGIQAGRVLEAEYGIHCNMTLLFSFAQAVACAEAGVTLISPFVGRILDWYVANGDKKTYEPSEDPGVKSVTKIYNYYKKFGYKTIVMGASFRNTGQIKALTGCDYLTISPKLLAELSKEHVKLTPTLSVKEAQACDLEKMHLDEKAFRWHHNEDQMAVEKLSDGIRRFAADAVKLERMLKERMFGTENGK; encoded by the exons ATGTCGGTGTCCCCCGTGAAGCGGCAGAAGATGGAGTCGGCGCTGGACCAGCTCAAGCACCACACCACGGTGGTGGCCGACACCGGGGATTTCAACG CCATAGATGAGTACAAGCCCCTGGATGCCACCACAAACCCCTCCCTGATCCTTGCTGCGGCTCAGATGCCGGCATACCAGAAGCTTGTGGATGATGCTGTTGCCTACGGGAAGAAGCTTGGTGG GTCAGAGGAGGAGCAGATCAAAAATGCTTCTGACAAACTTTTTGTGTTATttggagctgaaatcctgaaGAGGATACCTGGCCGTGTGTCCACAGAAGTAGATGCAAG GTTGTCCTTTGATAAGGAAGGAATGATTCAAAGGGCGAGGCGCCTCATCGACCTCTACAAGGAAGTAGGGGTTGGTAAAGATCGGATTCTCATCAAGCTCTCTTCAACCTGGGAAGGAATCCAGGCTGGCAG GGTCCTGGAGGCCGAGTATGGGATTCACTGCAACATGACCTTGCTGTTCTCCTTTGCTCAGGCTGTTGCCTGTGCTGAAGCTGGAGTTACTCTGATTTCCCCGTTCGTGGGACGGATCCTGGACTGGTATGTTGCAAATGGAGACAAGAAAACCTATGAGCCTTCAGAGGATCCAG GAGTGAAGAGTGTCACCAAGATCTATAACTACTACAAAAAGTTTGGCTACAAAACCATCGTGATGGGCGCCTCGTTTCGCAACACGGGCCAGATCAAAGCGCTCACGGGCTGTGACTATCTCACCATTTCACCCAagctcctggcagagctcagcaaaGAGCATGTCAAGTTAACTCCCACACTCAGTGTCAAAGAGG ctcaggcGTGTGATCTTGAGAAGATGCACCTGGACGAGAAGGCGTTCCGCTGGCACCACAACGAAGACCAGATGGCTGTGGAGAAGCTCTCTGATGGCATCAGGAGATTTGCTGCAGATGCAGTTAAGCTGGAGAGGATGTTAAAG GAGCGAATGTTCGGcactgaaaatggaaaataa
- the LOC143694324 gene encoding epidermal growth factor receptor kinase substrate 8-like protein 2, translated as MDELNDELLKKITNNKIQPPHRNFKVEKPQQVFVPLTFESSTEEVKAWLEAKSFSKETVEHLGILTGAQLFSLNREELKKVCGDEGNRVYSKITVEKNQLEKSRGESELQEIMKRRQERIDSAN; from the exons ATGGATGAGCTGAATGACGAGCTGCTAAAGAAGATCACAAACAATAAAATTCAGCCTCCCCACAGGAATTTCAAAGTGGAAAAGCCTCAGCAAGTTTTTGTGCCCCTCACCTTTGAATCCAGCACTGAAGAAGTCAAAGCCTGGCTAGAGGCCAAGTCATTCAGCAAAGA GACCGTGGAACACCTGGGCATCCTCACCGGAGCTCAGCTCTTCTCCCTCAACAGAGAGGAGCTGAAGAAGGTGTGTGGTGATGAGGGGAACAGAGTGTACAGCAAGATCACGGTGGAGAAAAACCAGCTGGAG AAAAGCAGAGGGGAGTCAGAGCTCCAAGAAATCATGAAGCGCCGCCAGGAAAGGATTGATTCTGCTAATTAA
- the GATD1 gene encoding glutamine amidotransferase-like class 1 domain-containing protein 1 isoform X2 — MSERLAKPSCLIVASAATAGVSAQSFLHCFTLASSAFNLQVATPGGKPIDFVDVNESNTRWIQDFRMKSYASPAKLESIDGARYHALLIPNCPGAVTDLANSGYLAKILQHFSTESKPICAVGQGVAALCCATNEDKSWVFQGYSLTGPSVYELVRQPNFASLSIIVEDFVKDSGATFSASSPDAVHVVLDRHLVTGQNENSTLPAVQNLLILCNVRK; from the exons atGTCGGAGCGGCTGGCCAAGCCCTCCTGCCTCATCGTCGCCAGCGCCGCCACCGCGG GTGTTTCAGCCCAGTCATTCCTTCACTGCTTTACTTTGGCCAGCTCTGCCTTTAACCTGCAAGTGGCAACACCTGGG GGGAAGCCCATTGACTTTGTGGATGTGAACGAGAGCAACACGCGCTGGATCCAGGACTTCCGCATGAAATCCTACGCCAGCCCCGCCAAGCTGGAGTCCATTGATG GGGCTCGGTACCACGCCCTGCTGATCCCAAACTGCCCCGGGGCTGTGACTGACCTGGCCAACAGTGGGTACCTGGCCAAGATCCTGCAGCACTTCAGCACTGAGAGCA AGCCTATctgtgctgtgggacagggagtGGCAGCTTTGTGTTGTGCCACCAATGAGGATAAATCCTGGGTTTTCCAGGGATACAGCCTGACAGGG CCCTCTGTGTACGAGCTGGTGAGGCAGCCAAATTTTGCCAGTTTGTCCATTATTGTGGAGGACTTTGTGAAGGATTCTGGAGCTACATTCAGTG CCAGCAGCCCAGATGCTGTCCATGTGGTGCTGGACAGGCACCTGGTGACAGGACAGAATGAGAATTCCACCCTTCCTGCTGTCCAGAACCTTCTGATTCTTTGCAATGTCAG GAAATGA
- the CEND1 gene encoding cell cycle exit and neuronal differentiation protein 1 has product MDSKGNVRSGNKPDAKAASSGKPEKPNPGPATNADKKEAPKEQPAPATATKKAGGDTAIANNHSNLKPSAAGTETQEASGQSPDSDHKGNSSEESPGSFFDNMKPLIIVGGVAVAALAVIVGVAFLARKK; this is encoded by the coding sequence ATGGATTCCAAAGGCAACGTCCGAAGCGGAAACAAACCCGATGCCAAGGCCGCCAGCTCCGGGAAGCCGGAAAAGCCCAACCCCGGGCCTGCCACGAATGCAGACAAGAAGGAGGCCCCCAAAgagcagcctgctcctgccacGGCCACCAAGAAGGCAGGAGGTGACACCGCCATCGCCAACAACCACAGCAACCTGAAGCCCAGCGCCGCCGGCACGGAGACGCAGGAGGCCAGCGGGCAGTCCCCTGACTCTGACCACAAGGGAAACAGCTCCGAGGAGTCCCCGGGCAGCTTCTTCGACAACATGAAGCCCTTGATCATCGTCGGAGGAGTGGCGGTGGCTGCGCTGGCTGTGATTGTGGGAGTGGCATTCCTAGCCCGGAAAAAATGA